From Mucilaginibacter rubeus, a single genomic window includes:
- a CDS encoding lactonase family protein, which translates to MKKFLLIIAMLSPAFTFAQNKKTGPKTFDLVVGTYTTGKSKGIVVYRFYAETGKLAYLREIDGVDNPSYLTLSANNKFIYAVNELPKGEVSAFSFEPKTGKMIFINKQSTLGADPCYISVDKAQKNLLIANYSSGNVAVMPLNKDGSIANGIQTVHDDGHSINKERQESAHAHMAVLTPDEKYVLYNDLGTDKVNIFRYRPSKEPRIEPATPAFVSVAPGEGPRHLEFSADKKTVYLVTEMGSNVIVFDYNNGKLKQKQSITMLPDGFKGQTAGAAIHLSPDGRFLYASNRLETNEINIYSVNQETGMLTFVARQGTFGKNPRDFAIDPTGNFLIVANQNSDNMWVFRIDQNTGKLNQTGIRVDIGNPVCLKFAPAE; encoded by the coding sequence ATGAAGAAATTTCTTTTGATCATAGCTATGCTTTCTCCGGCGTTCACATTTGCACAAAATAAAAAAACGGGACCTAAAACTTTCGACCTTGTGGTGGGCACATATACTACCGGCAAAAGCAAAGGTATTGTTGTATATCGCTTTTACGCCGAAACCGGTAAGTTGGCTTATCTGCGTGAAATTGATGGTGTTGATAATCCATCTTATCTGACATTAAGCGCCAACAATAAATTTATTTATGCCGTTAACGAGTTGCCTAAGGGTGAGGTAAGCGCCTTTTCATTTGAGCCTAAAACCGGTAAAATGATTTTTATCAACAAACAATCAACTTTAGGTGCCGATCCGTGCTATATCTCGGTTGATAAAGCCCAGAAAAACCTGCTCATTGCTAACTACTCAAGTGGTAATGTTGCTGTGATGCCTTTAAATAAAGATGGTTCGATTGCTAATGGCATCCAAACCGTTCATGACGATGGCCATAGTATAAATAAGGAAAGACAAGAGTCGGCACACGCGCACATGGCTGTACTTACTCCCGACGAAAAATATGTATTGTATAATGACCTCGGTACCGATAAAGTAAACATATTCCGTTACCGCCCATCAAAAGAGCCTCGTATTGAACCGGCAACACCTGCCTTTGTGAGTGTTGCGCCAGGCGAAGGCCCAAGGCACCTGGAGTTTTCTGCCGATAAAAAAACTGTGTACCTGGTAACCGAAATGGGATCGAACGTTATTGTGTTTGATTATAATAATGGAAAGCTGAAACAAAAACAATCTATCACCATGCTGCCTGATGGCTTTAAAGGTCAAACCGCAGGCGCGGCTATCCACCTTTCGCCAGATGGCCGTTTTCTTTATGCTTCAAACCGTTTAGAAACTAACGAGATCAATATCTACTCGGTAAACCAGGAAACGGGTATGCTTACTTTTGTAGCCCGCCAGGGAACTTTCGGTAAAAACCCGCGCGATTTTGCTATCGATCCAACAGGTAACTTCCTGATTGTAGCAAACCAGAACAGCGATAACATGTGGGTGTTCAGGATAGATCAGAATACCGGTAAACTTAACCAAACAGGTATAAGAGTTGATATCGGTAACCCGGTTTGCTTAAAATTTGCACCAGCGGAATAA
- a CDS encoding non-canonical purine NTP diphosphatase: protein MQQLVFATNNRHKLDEVSAKLNGAIQLLTLHDIGCYDDIEETGTTFKANASIKSHHVYAEYKLNCFGDDSGLEIDALNGEPGVYSARYAGTHGNHAANISKVLDNLKGETNRKARFRTVISLMWNGEEHFFEGTVEGTIRQELSGSGGFGYDPIFEPEGYDITFAEMSMAEKNAISHRAKAMEQLIAFLNKADK from the coding sequence ATGCAGCAATTAGTTTTCGCTACCAATAACCGTCATAAACTGGATGAGGTTTCGGCCAAACTCAACGGGGCTATTCAATTATTAACCCTGCATGATATAGGCTGCTATGATGATATAGAGGAAACCGGTACTACTTTTAAAGCCAACGCTTCTATCAAAAGTCACCATGTTTATGCCGAATACAAACTTAACTGCTTTGGAGACGACAGCGGCCTGGAAATAGATGCCCTGAACGGCGAACCCGGCGTTTACTCGGCAAGGTATGCAGGTACGCACGGCAACCATGCGGCCAACATCAGCAAAGTGCTTGATAATTTAAAAGGCGAAACAAATCGTAAAGCCCGTTTCCGAACGGTGATCTCTTTGATGTGGAACGGCGAAGAACATTTTTTTGAAGGAACGGTTGAAGGTACCATCCGCCAGGAACTAAGCGGTAGCGGTGGTTTTGGCTATGATCCCATTTTTGAACCCGAAGGTTATGATATAACTTTTGCCGAAATGAGCATGGCAGAAAAAAACGCCATCAGCCACCGGGCAAAAGCAATGGAGCAACTGATTGCTTTTTTAAACAAGGCAGATAAATAG
- a CDS encoding peptidylprolyl isomerase, with amino-acid sequence MRKLGVLVLSFILTITFAKAQVASDTAAKKLVKADSVAAPTPGKTLDKIAAVVGNSPILLSDIELSYANFLVQGNQPDPSVKARILQTLLTQKLLAQQAAIDSIEVKEEDVDANVDRRMREMTQRAGGQEKLEAFLGRSVIQYKDEIRPDLKEQMVAQKMQQHITEKLNVTPQDVKKYYDGIAKDSLPSFNKEVEVGEIVFQPKLTKEEKDLYKAKAEELRQRVKKGEDFGTLARLYSQDPGSAPEGGDLGFADRTTFVKEFTANAFKLKAGEISQVFETDFGFHFLQVIERRGEQVHVRHILVTPIVTQASLDRAKAKADSIYNLLVKDKNMAIDFSSAAAYYSDDKDTKYNGGMMLNAEDVQSRSTFIPTDKLDPKVALITDTMKVGSISKPDLFTGADGKKSYKILLLKSATNAHKANLEQDFPKLKEYAYNDKVNRTVSQWFEKRRKETFIKIDKEYQQYDVLKKWVNTNPTLVIPETKIKSSSK; translated from the coding sequence ATGAGAAAGTTAGGAGTATTAGTACTTAGTTTTATTTTAACAATAACATTTGCAAAGGCACAGGTAGCATCGGATACGGCAGCAAAAAAACTGGTTAAGGCCGATTCGGTTGCTGCACCAACACCCGGCAAAACCCTTGATAAAATTGCAGCGGTAGTGGGTAACAGCCCGATATTGCTATCAGATATCGAATTGTCATACGCCAATTTCCTGGTACAGGGAAATCAACCCGATCCATCGGTTAAAGCCCGTATTTTACAAACTTTGCTAACTCAAAAACTGCTTGCACAACAAGCTGCTATAGATAGTATCGAGGTAAAAGAAGAAGATGTTGACGCTAACGTTGACCGCCGTATGCGCGAGATGACGCAACGTGCCGGTGGACAGGAAAAACTTGAAGCCTTTTTAGGCCGTTCGGTTATCCAGTATAAAGACGAGATCAGGCCCGATTTGAAAGAGCAGATGGTTGCCCAGAAAATGCAGCAGCACATCACCGAAAAACTGAACGTTACTCCACAGGATGTTAAAAAATATTATGACGGTATCGCAAAAGATAGCCTCCCTTCATTTAACAAAGAAGTTGAAGTTGGAGAGATTGTATTTCAGCCTAAATTAACTAAGGAAGAAAAAGACCTTTATAAAGCTAAAGCCGAAGAATTAAGGCAGCGCGTTAAGAAAGGTGAAGACTTTGGTACACTGGCGAGGCTTTACTCGCAGGATCCGGGTTCGGCGCCTGAAGGTGGTGACCTTGGCTTTGCCGACCGTACAACGTTTGTGAAGGAGTTTACCGCTAACGCGTTTAAATTAAAGGCTGGCGAGATCTCGCAGGTGTTTGAAACGGATTTCGGTTTCCACTTTTTACAGGTTATCGAACGCCGTGGTGAGCAAGTACACGTAAGACATATCCTGGTTACGCCGATTGTTACGCAGGCCAGTTTAGACAGGGCCAAGGCCAAGGCCGATAGTATTTACAATTTGCTTGTAAAAGATAAAAACATGGCTATCGATTTTTCAAGCGCGGCGGCATACTACTCAGATGATAAGGATACCAAATATAACGGCGGTATGATGCTGAACGCAGAAGACGTACAAAGCCGGTCAACCTTCATCCCGACAGATAAGCTTGATCCGAAAGTAGCCTTGATTACCGATACCATGAAAGTAGGCAGTATTTCAAAACCTGATCTGTTCACCGGTGCCGATGGTAAAAAAAGCTACAAAATCTTATTGCTGAAATCGGCCACTAATGCCCATAAAGCTAACTTAGAGCAGGATTTTCCTAAACTTAAGGAATACGCCTATAATGATAAGGTTAACAGAACTGTATCGCAGTGGTTTGAAAAACGCCGCAAAGAAACCTTTATCAAAATTGATAAAGAGTACCAGCAATATGATGTGTTGAAGAAATGGGTAAACACCAACCCCACACTGGTGATCCCTGAAACCAAAATCAAATCATCGTCTAAATAA
- a CDS encoding AAA family ATPase, which produces MQHRSDVEAADALKQAYQQIRAEIGKVIVGQDEVIKFVLISIFSNGHCLLVGVPGLAKTLLVQTVSQVLDLDFKRIQFTPDLMPSDIIGSEILGEDRNFKFIHGPVFSNIILADEINRTPPKTQAALLEAMQEKAVTAAGVTHKLAQPFFVLATQNPIEQEGTYPLPEAQLDRFMFNVALSYPSFKEELQVVKNTTSTNKVEVNKILNAEQIIYFQQLVRNIPVTDNVMEYAVKLVSKTRPNSEFATPQINRLLSWGAGPRASQFLVLGAKCHAVLNGKYSPDIEDVQAVAKPILSHRIVRSYHAEAEGLSAADIIEQLF; this is translated from the coding sequence ATGCAACACCGTTCTGATGTAGAAGCTGCAGACGCTTTAAAGCAGGCTTACCAGCAAATTCGCGCCGAAATAGGCAAGGTAATCGTAGGCCAGGATGAAGTGATCAAATTTGTGCTGATATCTATTTTCAGTAACGGGCATTGTTTATTGGTTGGTGTACCCGGGCTTGCAAAAACCCTGTTGGTGCAAACGGTATCGCAGGTGCTTGACCTTGATTTTAAAAGGATCCAGTTTACGCCCGACCTAATGCCATCGGATATCATCGGTTCTGAAATATTGGGTGAAGACCGTAACTTTAAGTTCATTCACGGCCCGGTTTTTTCAAACATTATCCTGGCCGATGAGATAAACCGTACGCCTCCAAAAACGCAGGCTGCATTGCTTGAAGCCATGCAGGAAAAAGCGGTTACAGCGGCCGGTGTAACCCATAAGCTTGCACAGCCATTTTTTGTGCTGGCCACCCAAAACCCGATTGAGCAGGAAGGTACATACCCCCTGCCCGAAGCCCAACTGGATAGGTTTATGTTTAACGTAGCCCTAAGCTATCCTTCGTTTAAAGAGGAACTGCAAGTTGTTAAAAATACTACAAGCACTAACAAAGTAGAGGTTAACAAAATATTGAACGCTGAGCAGATCATCTACTTTCAACAACTCGTGCGCAACATCCCGGTTACTGATAATGTGATGGAATATGCGGTGAAACTGGTATCAAAAACCCGCCCTAACAGCGAGTTTGCTACGCCGCAGATCAACCGCCTGCTCAGCTGGGGCGCAGGCCCAAGGGCATCGCAGTTTTTAGTATTGGGCGCTAAATGCCATGCTGTACTCAACGGCAAATACTCACCCGATATTGAAGATGTTCAGGCTGTAGCCAAACCTATTTTAAGCCACCGTATAGTACGCAGCTATCACGCCGAAGCTGAAGGCTTATCGGCTGCTGATATTATTGAGCAGTTGTTTTAA